A portion of the Granulosicoccus antarcticus IMCC3135 genome contains these proteins:
- a CDS encoding GIY-YIG nuclease family protein, whose product MDSVEAVTSGYVYILEVKDIQLPVCKIGMTTRTPSKRCSEINKSSTGDFIWAVAHSVTVDDCRKLESLIHAKLSPLRQKGREFFSLNADDAYQAMISILDSQSEITRAELKDESIATSPNSAPSPKMEKASFKKIDSEYAELLQQFSSLLQVKGRPFGQLNRPMFGMSDGNQGVQWNLAVIPETGEVKLGVNLEGSEKTGKWLISPFILSEPDIEQVKALAEDKDSVHIRFTRDAWQGAARLDIVEEFLGGGEVRLAELDSTHWGAVLKEALTCLDEKNNFRKRKVGQTVTLKSDGRRVEKDISPHLTIWTPVSMDGDIEKNLKEKIRQMTPIYNWVVASCGL is encoded by the coding sequence ATGGATAGTGTTGAGGCCGTCACAAGCGGTTATGTATATATTTTGGAAGTGAAAGACATACAACTGCCTGTATGCAAAATCGGAATGACGACTCGAACCCCTTCTAAGCGATGCTCAGAAATCAATAAAAGTTCGACCGGTGATTTTATCTGGGCTGTAGCTCATTCAGTTACAGTTGATGATTGTAGAAAACTGGAGTCCCTTATTCACGCCAAGTTGTCTCCGCTTAGACAGAAAGGGCGTGAGTTCTTTAGTCTGAATGCCGATGATGCCTATCAAGCAATGATCTCAATTCTTGACTCTCAGAGCGAAATAACGAGAGCTGAGCTAAAAGACGAATCTATAGCCACAAGCCCCAACTCTGCCCCGTCGCCTAAAATGGAAAAGGCGAGCTTCAAGAAAATTGATTCTGAATATGCTGAGTTACTACAACAATTTTCGTCCTTGTTACAGGTGAAGGGTCGGCCTTTTGGTCAGCTGAATAGACCCATGTTTGGAATGAGCGATGGGAATCAAGGGGTTCAATGGAACCTGGCCGTCATTCCGGAAACCGGTGAAGTCAAGTTGGGTGTGAATCTGGAAGGCAGTGAGAAAACAGGAAAATGGTTGATTTCCCCTTTTATTCTCTCAGAGCCTGATATTGAACAGGTGAAGGCTCTGGCGGAAGATAAGGACAGTGTTCATATCCGTTTTACTCGCGATGCATGGCAAGGAGCTGCAAGGCTGGATATTGTTGAAGAGTTCTTGGGTGGGGGAGAGGTTCGCTTGGCAGAGCTGGACTCTACTCATTGGGGGGCCGTCTTAAAAGAGGCATTGACCTGTCTTGACGAAAAGAACAATTTTCGTAAAAGAAAAGTGGGGCAGACGGTGACTCTGAAATCTGATGGGCGACGTGTTGAAAAGGACATTTCTCCTCACCTCACAATCTGGACACCGGTGAGTATGGATGGTGATATTGAGAAAAACCTCAAAGAGAAGATCAGGCAAATGACTCCGATTTATAATTGGGTGGTTGCTTCCTGCGGCCTCTAG